In Paenibacillus kyungheensis, the following are encoded in one genomic region:
- a CDS encoding MFS transporter encodes MYRNHLRIATTEGIPATIFSTLLSGPFLTGFLLYLGATAGQIGLVIALTTLVNVGQVIVAFLIQRLHKRKWVLILSVFLHRVLWGATGLVPFIFTKELWVPAFIVLYISAFVANAVIGVVWASLIGDIVPGRLRGRYFGIRNTILNALGSITLFVGGFLLDKYPGGQGFLILYIIVWICVVMNVVIFLFYPDAPFERSAETKFVPMLRKPLYDRLFMKATWFLAFWLLLQTLVVPLYSYVMLEVLHVSYSITSTMTVVQTIFMMISFYFWGNMNARFSNKTLLYWTLPFIAASCIAWSLNAIIPVVLALLIIHMLLGIGVGGFNQLSFNFIIGDTPKNDRPMFIAVYSAITGLTSFIGPLVGGKIFEWIEPLPRWVQVFGFQTAVGVLLLVLAVTIGRKVLKNPSPHQL; translated from the coding sequence ATGTATCGCAATCATTTACGAATCGCTACAACCGAAGGGATTCCGGCTACAATCTTTTCCACATTATTAAGCGGCCCTTTTTTAACAGGTTTTTTATTGTATCTTGGAGCAACCGCAGGACAAATCGGATTAGTAATCGCATTGACTACACTTGTAAATGTTGGACAGGTGATCGTTGCTTTTTTGATCCAACGTTTACATAAGCGGAAATGGGTATTAATTTTATCTGTATTTCTGCATCGCGTATTATGGGGAGCTACCGGCTTAGTCCCATTTATTTTTACCAAAGAACTCTGGGTTCCTGCTTTTATCGTATTGTATATTTCAGCGTTCGTAGCCAATGCCGTGATCGGTGTCGTATGGGCTTCTCTGATTGGGGATATTGTTCCCGGGCGATTGCGGGGTAGATATTTTGGGATTCGCAATACGATCTTGAATGCGTTAGGAAGTATCACTTTATTTGTAGGAGGCTTTTTGCTTGATAAGTATCCGGGCGGGCAAGGCTTTCTGATTTTGTATATTATTGTATGGATCTGTGTTGTGATGAATGTGGTTATTTTTCTATTTTATCCAGATGCGCCTTTTGAGCGATCAGCAGAGACGAAGTTTGTACCGATGTTACGTAAGCCACTCTATGATCGTTTATTTATGAAAGCAACATGGTTTCTAGCCTTCTGGTTATTGTTGCAGACTTTGGTAGTGCCGTTATACTCGTATGTGATGTTAGAAGTATTGCATGTCAGTTACTCGATTACGTCAACGATGACTGTCGTACAGACGATATTTATGATGATCAGCTTTTATTTCTGGGGCAATATGAATGCACGCTTTAGTAACAAAACATTGCTGTATTGGACGCTACCTTTTATTGCGGCTTCTTGTATCGCATGGAGTCTAAATGCAATTATTCCGGTCGTGTTAGCACTGCTTATTATTCATATGTTACTTGGTATCGGAGTAGGTGGATTTAATCAGCTATCGTTCAATTTTATTATAGGCGATACACCCAAAAATGATCGTCCGATGTTTATCGCTGTCTATTCGGCGATTACAGGGCTCACTTCTTTTATCGGGCCATTGGTCGGAGGGAAAATCTTTGAGTGGATCGAACCTTTACCTAGATGGGTGCAAGTATTTGGATTTCAGACGGCTGTCGGGGTCTTATTGTTAGTTCTAGCGGTAACGATAGGACGAAAAGTATTAAAAAATCCGAGCCCGCATCAGTTGTAA
- a CDS encoding RidA family protein — MSKQPISTDRAPGALGPYSQAIDTGMFIFASGQLGLDPVSGELAEGVQEQARVALENVTAVLDAAGSSLDQVVKTTVFLQDMNDFAAMNEIYGQFFKEPYPARSAVQVARLPKDALVEIEVIALKK, encoded by the coding sequence ATGAGCAAGCAACCGATTTCTACCGATCGTGCTCCTGGAGCACTTGGCCCTTATTCACAAGCGATTGATACAGGGATGTTTATTTTTGCATCCGGTCAATTGGGACTTGATCCTGTAAGTGGAGAGTTAGCAGAAGGCGTGCAAGAACAAGCACGTGTCGCTCTTGAAAATGTAACGGCTGTTCTGGATGCAGCAGGAAGCAGTCTGGATCAAGTGGTGAAAACAACAGTCTTTCTACAAGATATGAATGATTTCGCAGCCATGAACGAAATCTACGGTCAATTTTTCAAAGAACCGTATCCTGCGCGTAGTGCTGTGCAAGTCGCTCGTCTACCGAAAGATGCTTTGGTTGAGATCGAAGTTATCGCTTTGAAAAAATAA
- a CDS encoding tryptophan-rich sensory protein, with protein sequence MSKLNTYKWLNVVAIAAVLVMNYLAATLPLFGRGTGEISDMFEILLTPASYAFSIWSVIYLLLVGFVIYQFRNSSESNEGIEAVGIWLIINSLCNIIWLFFWHSLLTEIATVIIVLLLLTTIVLYVRTRRIVRPSVAQIILVKLPFSIYMGWVSVATILNIGIVLHKNDWSGFGLSPTVWSVIGLIAGALIALVIGYRYRDSIYPLVFVWAYSAIAFKHQDSHATWLTAIILAVVLFIYAIIIFFVRNRTRD encoded by the coding sequence TTGTCCAAACTCAATACGTACAAATGGCTGAATGTAGTAGCTATTGCGGCAGTATTGGTGATGAATTATCTAGCAGCCACCCTACCACTATTCGGTAGAGGTACAGGGGAAATTTCGGATATGTTCGAAATTCTATTAACACCTGCTAGTTATGCATTTTCCATATGGTCTGTGATCTATCTATTGTTAGTAGGCTTTGTGATTTATCAATTCCGCAATTCTTCTGAAAGTAACGAAGGCATCGAAGCGGTTGGAATCTGGTTAATCATCAATTCATTATGTAATATTATCTGGTTGTTCTTCTGGCATTCGTTGTTAACAGAAATTGCGACAGTGATTATTGTTCTGTTATTATTAACCACGATTGTATTGTATGTACGCACAAGAAGAATTGTTCGTCCATCGGTCGCTCAGATTATTCTGGTCAAATTACCTTTCAGTATTTACATGGGTTGGGTATCGGTTGCTACGATTTTGAATATCGGGATCGTGTTACACAAAAATGATTGGTCTGGTTTTGGACTTTCACCGACTGTCTGGTCAGTCATTGGATTAATCGCTGGTGCATTGATTGCTCTTGTGATCGGATATCGCTATCGTGACAGTATTTATCCGCTTGTTTTTGTATGGGCGTACAGCGCGATTGCATTCAAACATCAAGACTCCCATGCCACATGGTTAACCGCTATTATTTTAGCAGTGGTGTTGTTCATTTATGCGATTATTATTTTCTTTGTTCGCAATCGTACACGAGATTAA
- a CDS encoding carbohydrate ABC transporter permease — translation MVGKKASQWIQQIIFVGPATLFFALIVIIPFILGLYYSFTDWNGISKTINWVGFSNYTHIVTKDPDFRNAFWFTVRFTVVGIIITNVIGFALAYILTKPLFTRNLMRTIFFMPNMIGGLLLGFIWQFIFIKGFAAVGEATGLSLFNLPWLGDRATSFWGIVIVFVWQTAGYLMVIYISSLNNVPKDVLESAEIDGATRWQVVRHIIFPLIMPAITICLFLAISWAFKMFDLNLALTNGGPFKATESVALDIYNEAFTNNRLGLGTAKAVIFFVIVALITSVQVRLTKSREVEL, via the coding sequence ATGGTCGGTAAAAAAGCGTCACAATGGATTCAACAGATTATTTTTGTAGGGCCCGCCACTTTGTTTTTTGCACTAATTGTGATTATTCCATTTATTTTGGGTCTGTATTATTCATTTACAGATTGGAATGGTATTTCAAAAACAATCAACTGGGTTGGATTTAGCAATTACACACATATCGTTACCAAAGATCCTGATTTTCGTAATGCGTTTTGGTTTACCGTTCGCTTTACAGTAGTAGGCATTATTATTACCAATGTTATAGGGTTTGCTTTAGCGTATATTTTAACGAAGCCACTATTTACACGTAATCTGATGCGTACAATTTTCTTTATGCCAAATATGATCGGTGGATTGTTGCTTGGATTTATCTGGCAGTTTATTTTTATCAAAGGGTTTGCCGCTGTCGGTGAAGCTACAGGGTTATCTTTATTTAATCTTCCCTGGTTAGGTGATCGCGCGACTTCATTCTGGGGTATCGTTATCGTCTTTGTCTGGCAAACCGCAGGTTATTTGATGGTTATTTACATATCTTCGTTAAACAATGTACCGAAAGATGTTTTGGAATCGGCAGAGATTGATGGAGCTACGCGCTGGCAAGTAGTGCGTCATATTATTTTCCCATTAATTATGCCTGCGATTACGATCTGCTTGTTCTTAGCGATCTCATGGGCGTTCAAAATGTTCGATCTTAACTTAGCGTTAACCAATGGTGGACCATTCAAAGCGACTGAATCGGTAGCACTGGATATTTACAATGAAGCCTTTACCAATAACCGTCTAGGATTGGGTACAGCAAAAGCTGTTATTTTCTTCGTCATTGTGGCATTGATTACCAGTGTGCAGGTACGTCTGACGAAAAGCAGGGAGGTTGAACTATAA
- a CDS encoding carbohydrate ABC transporter permease, which translates to MDIQKRYGVRTLILEIIVVIVGLIFLIPFYFLLVNSVKSFADILSNSAGLPQAYLWSNYAKAWTAIDFPTALKNSLIVTIVSNLLLVLISSMAAYQMVRHPSLFNRILFFVFVAAMVIPFQSIMLPLMEMASKYRLNNSMYGLIVSYLGFGAPLSVFLFHGFVKTVPLEIEQAARVDGSSRYGVFFRIVCPLMQPMFVTVIILNTLWIWNDYLLPSLILSSPELRTIPIATYSFFGQYTKQWDMALPALVLGITPIIIFFLFMQRYIIEGITSGSVKG; encoded by the coding sequence ATGGATATTCAAAAACGATACGGTGTTCGTACACTAATTCTCGAAATTATTGTTGTGATTGTCGGCTTAATCTTCTTGATTCCTTTTTACTTTCTACTGGTCAATTCAGTGAAATCTTTTGCCGATATTTTGTCCAATTCAGCAGGCTTGCCTCAAGCGTATTTGTGGAGCAATTATGCCAAAGCATGGACAGCTATCGATTTCCCTACAGCGCTTAAAAATTCATTGATTGTGACGATTGTCAGCAATCTATTATTAGTATTAATCAGTTCGATGGCTGCTTATCAGATGGTACGTCATCCATCATTATTTAATCGCATCTTGTTTTTTGTTTTTGTAGCTGCGATGGTTATTCCTTTCCAATCGATTATGTTGCCTTTAATGGAAATGGCGAGCAAATATCGTCTTAATAATAGTATGTATGGATTGATTGTAAGTTATCTTGGATTTGGTGCACCTTTGTCTGTGTTTCTTTTCCATGGATTTGTCAAAACGGTTCCTCTTGAAATCGAACAAGCGGCTCGTGTAGATGGTTCGTCTCGTTACGGTGTCTTTTTCCGTATTGTATGTCCGTTAATGCAACCGATGTTTGTAACGGTTATTATTCTGAATACATTATGGATCTGGAACGATTATCTGTTGCCTTCTCTTATCTTATCCAGCCCTGAATTACGTACAATTCCGATCGCAACATACAGCTTTTTCGGTCAATATACGAAGCAATGGGATATGGCATTGCCTGCGCTAGTGCTTGGTATTACACCGATTATTATTTTCTTCCTGTTTATGCAACGCTATATTATCGAAGGTATCACTTCAGGATCTGTTAAAGGTTAA
- a CDS encoding ABC transporter substrate-binding protein produces MKKILLLPLTLLFGLATVLSGCGNQNTEDASGTKTIHIYQYKVEISGALAKLKVEYEKTHPGVKLDIQSVGGGSDYAASLKAKFASGDEPDIFSNGGYEEMNLWFEYMEDLSDQSWVSDLVDGAKESISRDGHIYGQPIGLEGYGFIYNKDIFDKVGIKELPTTLEELQAVCEKLKAAGYIPFSNAFQEWWVLGNHNSNIPFAHQKDPVQFLQQLDAGTAQIPGNEKFTDWLNLVDLMVKYGNSNPLTTDYNTQVTLFANGKAAMMQQGNWTQVQIDGIKPNMNIGLMPIPINNDKQENDRLFVSVPNNWVVNKNSPVKAEAKEFLNWLVTSDTGKHYITDEFKFIPAFKSIPTTDKQLGPIGSDIVKYNEAGKTLQWVFPRFATGLTKDYGSTIQAYIAGELTRDEMLEQMQAEWVNLQLR; encoded by the coding sequence ATGAAAAAAATACTTTTACTACCACTGACTTTGCTCTTCGGATTAGCGACCGTATTATCCGGTTGTGGCAATCAGAATACAGAAGATGCAAGTGGAACCAAGACGATTCATATTTATCAATATAAAGTAGAGATATCTGGCGCTCTTGCCAAATTAAAAGTAGAATACGAGAAAACTCATCCGGGCGTGAAGTTAGATATTCAGTCTGTCGGTGGTGGTAGTGATTATGCGGCTTCGCTCAAAGCCAAATTCGCTTCAGGTGATGAACCTGATATTTTCAGCAATGGCGGATATGAAGAAATGAATCTCTGGTTTGAATATATGGAAGATTTGTCTGATCAGTCGTGGGTAAGCGATCTGGTCGATGGAGCGAAAGAATCGATTAGTCGTGATGGACACATCTATGGTCAGCCGATTGGTCTAGAAGGATATGGATTTATTTATAACAAAGATATTTTTGATAAAGTAGGCATTAAAGAGTTACCTACTACGTTAGAAGAATTACAAGCAGTCTGCGAAAAACTCAAAGCTGCTGGTTATATTCCATTCTCGAATGCGTTCCAAGAGTGGTGGGTACTGGGTAATCATAATTCCAATATTCCATTTGCTCATCAGAAAGATCCGGTACAATTCTTGCAACAATTGGATGCAGGTACAGCGCAAATACCGGGAAATGAGAAATTTACAGATTGGTTGAATCTGGTCGATCTTATGGTAAAATACGGAAATAGTAATCCTTTAACAACTGATTACAATACACAGGTAACATTGTTTGCAAATGGCAAAGCAGCGATGATGCAACAAGGGAACTGGACACAAGTACAGATTGATGGAATTAAGCCAAATATGAATATTGGTCTAATGCCGATTCCGATCAATAATGACAAACAAGAGAATGATCGCTTATTTGTAAGCGTGCCGAACAACTGGGTCGTGAACAAAAATTCACCGGTCAAAGCAGAAGCAAAAGAATTTTTAAATTGGTTAGTGACTTCAGATACAGGAAAACACTATATCACTGACGAATTTAAATTTATACCTGCTTTCAAAAGTATTCCAACGACCGATAAACAGCTAGGCCCTATCGGTTCAGATATTGTGAAATACAATGAAGCAGGCAAAACGCTCCAATGGGTATTCCCACGATTTGCAACAGGATTAACCAAAGATTACGGCAGTACGATTCAAGCTTATATCGCTGGAGAATTGACCAGAGATGAAATGCTGGAACAAATGCAAGCAGAATGGGTTAATTTGCAATTAAGATAG
- a CDS encoding TIM-barrel domain-containing protein, protein MEDTSEAIHPDKAGLPVVQETWNSFGHMIRWQEHNGAYLCYGERSHAALIFLSEGEFRFKVFQGEYPDLSTTIAVLPRSETSQPEVEENEENLVFTTSLIQVLLNRQTFALTVLDKDGNEIARQETVSWSPRGAINGLFNMQEGSHFYGLGEKSSFLDKRGERYTMWNTDVYAPHMPEIEALYESIPLLLHMQGETTYGIFLDNPGRSDFDMRSHGVAYTIGCSTGQYDIYFIYGPELKDVVRRYTSMTGRISLPPKWALGYHQSRYSYMNQSEVMQLARDFREKQIPCDVIYLDIHYMEGYRVFTFDKIRFPNPKEMIAELKEMGIRIVPIVDPGVKKDPKYPVYREGVQEDHFCRYLEGDIYFGDVWPGTSAFPDFTDNRTAEWWGQLHDYYTSLGIEGIWNDMNEPAVFNTLKTMDLDVIHKNNGKPMTHEELHNLYGLLMSKATYEGMKNNMNGRRPFILTRAGYSGIQRYAAIWTGDNRSFWEHMAMAIPMVLNMGLSGLPFAGPDIGGFAHHTSDQLLVRWTQMGAFFPYCRNHSSLGTARQEPWSFGEQTESILREYIGLRYRWLPHLYNLFHEAAQTGMPIIRPLILEYPRDPQVTNLCDQFLVGSDVLIAPIYRPDTYCRAVYLPEGTWHDYWTGERHEGGRHILVDAPLDVLPMFIRAGSIVVEGSLRQYTGDQADESITFHIYGAVADASFTAEYSLYEDDGETFAYENGNHSKLDIRACGGQDELRLSIRYANRQYVAVRDQLRFTLRQPEFQPTEIVGLDRISLDDLAEGKSGWSMDEDSGDILIQVSDTEQNELVLKV, encoded by the coding sequence ATGGAAGATACAAGCGAAGCGATACACCCGGACAAGGCAGGATTACCTGTTGTACAGGAAACATGGAACTCATTTGGACATATGATTCGCTGGCAAGAACATAATGGAGCTTATCTTTGTTACGGAGAACGTAGTCATGCCGCACTGATTTTTTTGTCTGAGGGAGAATTTCGCTTTAAAGTATTTCAAGGAGAATATCCTGATCTATCAACAACAATAGCTGTATTACCTCGCAGTGAAACATCACAACCTGAAGTCGAAGAAAATGAAGAAAACCTGGTTTTTACAACATCGCTTATTCAAGTTTTGCTCAATAGGCAAACGTTTGCACTAACGGTGTTAGATAAAGATGGAAACGAAATTGCGCGTCAAGAAACCGTCAGTTGGAGTCCTCGGGGTGCGATCAATGGTTTGTTCAATATGCAGGAAGGCTCTCATTTTTACGGATTAGGTGAGAAATCTAGCTTTTTGGATAAACGTGGTGAGCGCTATACGATGTGGAATACCGATGTCTATGCTCCTCATATGCCAGAGATCGAAGCGCTATATGAATCGATTCCATTACTATTGCATATGCAAGGGGAGACGACATACGGCATATTTCTAGACAATCCGGGACGTTCTGACTTTGATATGCGTTCACATGGAGTAGCCTATACGATTGGATGTTCTACAGGGCAGTATGATATTTATTTTATTTATGGACCGGAATTGAAAGATGTGGTTCGTCGTTATACATCGATGACCGGACGGATTTCGTTGCCACCTAAATGGGCGCTTGGATATCATCAATCTCGTTATAGCTATATGAATCAAAGTGAAGTGATGCAGTTAGCTCGTGATTTTCGGGAAAAACAAATTCCATGTGATGTGATCTATCTGGATATTCACTATATGGAAGGCTATCGTGTATTTACATTTGATAAAATTCGTTTTCCGAATCCGAAAGAGATGATTGCGGAACTAAAAGAAATGGGTATCCGCATCGTGCCGATTGTCGATCCCGGAGTGAAAAAAGATCCTAAATATCCGGTCTATCGTGAAGGGGTGCAGGAAGATCATTTCTGTCGTTACTTAGAAGGAGATATTTATTTCGGAGATGTATGGCCAGGAACCAGTGCTTTTCCTGATTTCACCGATAACAGAACAGCAGAGTGGTGGGGACAACTGCACGACTACTATACATCGCTTGGTATTGAAGGCATCTGGAACGATATGAATGAACCTGCTGTATTTAATACACTCAAAACAATGGACTTGGATGTTATTCATAAAAATAATGGTAAACCGATGACACACGAAGAATTGCACAATTTGTATGGATTACTGATGTCCAAAGCAACGTATGAAGGTATGAAAAACAATATGAATGGTCGTCGTCCTTTTATTTTGACACGTGCAGGTTATTCAGGAATTCAGCGGTATGCGGCAATCTGGACAGGGGATAATCGCAGTTTCTGGGAGCATATGGCGATGGCGATTCCAATGGTACTCAATATGGGATTGTCAGGGTTACCTTTTGCCGGGCCGGATATCGGTGGATTTGCGCATCATACTTCAGATCAATTGCTTGTACGTTGGACACAGATGGGAGCCTTTTTCCCGTATTGTCGTAATCACTCATCGCTTGGTACAGCACGTCAAGAACCGTGGTCGTTTGGCGAGCAGACGGAAAGCATTTTACGAGAATATATCGGACTGCGTTACCGCTGGTTACCCCATTTATATAATCTGTTCCATGAAGCCGCGCAGACAGGAATGCCGATTATTCGTCCATTGATTCTAGAATATCCACGCGATCCGCAGGTTACTAATCTTTGCGATCAATTTTTAGTTGGGTCAGACGTGTTGATTGCTCCGATTTATCGACCGGATACGTATTGTCGCGCAGTGTATTTACCTGAAGGAACATGGCATGATTATTGGACAGGCGAGCGTCACGAAGGTGGCAGACATATTCTGGTGGATGCTCCGCTGGATGTATTGCCGATGTTTATCCGTGCAGGTTCGATTGTAGTTGAAGGGTCGCTACGTCAATACACAGGCGATCAGGCAGATGAATCCATTACTTTCCATATCTATGGGGCTGTTGCAGATGCTTCATTTACAGCAGAGTATAGCCTGTATGAAGATGATGGAGAGACATTTGCTTATGAAAATGGTAATCATTCGAAACTTGATATTCGTGCATGTGGTGGACAGGATGAATTGCGATTGTCGATCCGTTATGCAAATAGACAGTATGTAGCTGTTCGTGATCAGTTACGTTTTACACTGCGTCAACCGGAGTTTCAACCGACAGAGATTGTAGGATTAGATCGTATTTCGCTAGACGATCTTGCTGAAGGAAAATCAGGTTGGAGTATGGATGAAGATAGTGGAGATATTTTGATTCAAGTATCTGATACAGAGCAAAATGAATTGGTTCTAAAAGTCTAA
- a CDS encoding ROK family protein, producing the protein MQSCWIGIDIGGTGIKGALVNEQGQMIERMELPTQAEQGAEFILGRVLYIANELKSIVYDSVKQRFITIHGIGIGSAGRIDRESGIVIDATDNLPGWKGMRLAELVTASTGLPTWIVNDAHAAAAGEDWIGAASHVQSSIMLTIGTGVGGALVHYGEVISGQYGGAGELGHMILHPGGLPCNCGKKGCVEQYISGTALHRRADEYVPGWNAYTLMREAKQGTTEALYVLDGWINDLANTIINMDQIFDPQAIIIGGGIIVTRGTWWELLLQRIQELGGRPVLLMPAQLGNHAGMVGAARIAMLNASL; encoded by the coding sequence ATGCAATCATGCTGGATAGGGATAGATATAGGAGGTACTGGCATCAAAGGTGCCTTGGTGAATGAGCAAGGGCAGATGATAGAACGTATGGAATTGCCTACGCAAGCAGAACAAGGGGCTGAATTTATTTTAGGACGAGTGCTGTATATCGCTAATGAATTAAAAAGTATTGTTTATGATAGTGTTAAACAACGCTTTATTACGATTCATGGTATCGGTATAGGCTCTGCCGGTCGAATCGATCGAGAAAGCGGAATTGTAATTGATGCGACAGATAATTTGCCGGGTTGGAAAGGTATGCGCTTGGCTGAATTAGTTACAGCTTCAACAGGACTACCGACATGGATTGTTAATGATGCTCATGCAGCGGCGGCAGGAGAAGACTGGATTGGTGCGGCTTCTCATGTGCAATCTTCGATTATGTTAACGATAGGAACAGGAGTTGGCGGTGCACTTGTTCATTATGGTGAAGTGATCTCCGGTCAGTATGGAGGCGCAGGTGAATTAGGGCATATGATTCTGCATCCGGGCGGTCTGCCTTGTAATTGCGGTAAAAAAGGATGTGTAGAACAGTATATATCAGGAACAGCTCTACATCGGCGTGCAGATGAATATGTACCGGGCTGGAATGCGTATACGTTGATGAGAGAAGCGAAGCAAGGCACAACAGAAGCACTTTATGTATTAGATGGTTGGATTAATGATCTTGCAAACACGATTATTAATATGGATCAAATCTTTGATCCACAAGCGATTATTATCGGTGGTGGCATCATTGTTACACGTGGAACGTGGTGGGAATTATTGCTTCAGCGTATTCAAGAATTAGGTGGTAGACCGGTATTATTGATGCCTGCACAACTAGGTAATCATGCAGGCATGGTAGGAGCGGCTCGGATTGCGATGTTAAATGCTAGCTTGTAA
- a CDS encoding copper homeostasis protein CutC, which yields MRKRLEVIATTPEDAMIAEQAGADRIELIAAQQEGGLTPSLGIIEYITETVHIPVNVMVRPHSRHFRYDHAELNSMIRDIRHISRTGAAAIVTGVLTEDGQIDTNALERLLEAADGKPFTFHRAFDELDNLERGLDILSHYPQITHILTSGGQPSVLQAVDQMIVLNRLAIQYPIQLIAGAGLTLQSLADFVTHTSIKEVHLGSAVRIHSDINLALDPARVAQAQQLLQASI from the coding sequence ATGCGAAAAAGACTTGAAGTGATTGCGACTACTCCAGAAGATGCGATGATTGCAGAGCAAGCAGGTGCAGATCGGATCGAACTGATCGCCGCTCAACAAGAAGGTGGACTCACACCCAGTCTCGGAATCATCGAATATATTACTGAAACGGTACATATTCCGGTTAATGTGATGGTGCGTCCTCATAGTCGTCATTTTCGATATGATCATGCGGAACTAAACAGTATGATACGAGATATTCGTCATATCTCCCGTACAGGTGCAGCAGCGATAGTAACCGGTGTTCTGACTGAGGATGGGCAGATTGATACAAACGCTTTAGAACGATTGCTGGAGGCAGCAGATGGTAAGCCTTTTACGTTCCATCGTGCGTTTGACGAATTGGATAATCTGGAGCGCGGTTTGGATATATTGTCACACTATCCTCAGATTACTCATATTTTAACGTCTGGTGGTCAACCTTCTGTGCTACAAGCTGTTGATCAGATGATTGTCCTGAATCGCTTAGCTATACAGTACCCGATACAATTGATTGCTGGAGCAGGATTAACTTTGCAGAGTCTGGCTGATTTTGTTACACATACTTCGATAAAAGAAGTTCATTTGGGTAGTGCTGTACGTATCCATAGCGATATCAATCTTGCTCTTGATCCTGCACGTGTTGCCCAAGCACAGCAATTATTACAAGCTAGCATTTAA
- a CDS encoding AraC family transcriptional regulator produces MADVSFYRNHQLPFVEGKRCYADELTYHRHFHEEYSIGLIHHGHTEAWCDGKLWEVEAGRMISFPPHMLHACHPKQGLKWSYDMLFIDPKWLEGMEQQELAQIDIPYLLSTQKNQECTIQMQQTMNSLMNGNEPLETETALIGLLQQLTRSEHGDLEHQSMTSPADRKYVGIVQEYLHANFHRPILLEELEQVTSISRFHLIRLFKQWQHVPPHVYQNLLRINYAKTELHRQRPIVEVATEAGFYDQSHFTRMFTRVVGVTPRKYKVSVT; encoded by the coding sequence ATGGCGGATGTATCTTTTTATCGTAATCACCAGCTTCCCTTTGTAGAAGGTAAGCGTTGCTATGCGGATGAACTAACCTATCATCGACATTTTCATGAGGAATATTCAATCGGTCTGATTCATCATGGGCATACGGAGGCATGGTGTGATGGTAAGCTGTGGGAAGTAGAAGCAGGTCGTATGATTAGTTTTCCTCCGCATATGCTGCATGCTTGTCATCCGAAGCAAGGACTGAAATGGAGCTATGATATGCTTTTTATTGATCCGAAATGGCTAGAGGGCATGGAACAGCAAGAATTGGCACAGATTGATATTCCTTATTTGTTGTCTACACAGAAAAATCAAGAGTGTACCATACAGATGCAGCAGACGATGAACTCACTAATGAATGGGAATGAACCACTTGAAACTGAAACGGCATTGATTGGATTGCTACAGCAACTTACGCGTAGTGAGCATGGCGATCTGGAGCACCAAAGCATGACCTCACCAGCTGACCGCAAATATGTTGGAATTGTACAGGAGTATTTACATGCGAACTTCCATCGTCCGATCCTGTTAGAAGAGTTGGAGCAGGTCACATCTATTAGCCGTTTTCACTTGATTCGACTGTTTAAACAGTGGCAGCACGTACCACCACACGTCTACCAAAATCTGCTGCGTATTAATTATGCCAAAACAGAGCTACATCGCCAGCGTCCTATTGTAGAGGTAGCAACAGAAGCCGGATTTTATGATCAGAGTCATTTTACCCGGATGTTTACGCGTGTCGTTGGAGTTACACCGCGAAAATATAAAGTTTCGGTTACTTAG